The DNA segment AATTAATGGATCTACTagacaaaaattaaaagtttaaagccctattaaatataaaatttagtagattaattaatttttaaaattttcgaaTATGTTATATACATATTAGAAGCAAAATTCAGACATTTAttagtaatttttaaaatcaggAAAGTAGAtagatacaaatttaaaagttcacAAGTAAAACTTGTCATTTAACCTATTTATGGCCTGGTTATCCTTACCTCAATCACTTActctttttattttagttaacTTACAAATTCAGTCTTTAAACTTTTGAGTTTATGTCTATTTGATTCCTAAATTTTGAACCTTGTCTCTAGTAGgtctctaaattaattaataatcaatctattagaaataaaattgaatttcaatttaatctattctttaaaaaaaaaaaattgaatttcaattttattggtttaataggaaaacatgtttattaaatataaaattaaaattttttaatttattaaatacaaaatacaaaatttaagttATATAATTGGAAGTCTAAATATCTATTAAATACTTCTTATCCAAAACTtctaactttatttttattcttttgccTTTAAAAATGTTACTGAAGTTTCTCTTAAAATTTTGATGATTAGAACAAAAATGTCCACTTCTAATTCGTAATGATTAAGGATTATTAATTTAGACAAAGACACAAAATTTACTGAAATATGGGAGAACAAGAAAAAATGTTAGTTTGATTTACAAAATTATCCCTTTGAATCTTGTGGAGTTGGGAAATCCCTTCTCTTGTTCTTCCtgttctttcttctttcaaGTTATCCCATCATTTTTATCGCATTTCAAATCTAACCTCCATTAACTCTTATCTATCATCTATTTTCCCTTCCATTTTTAATCCCCAACTACCCTTGTTTTCCGCTCACTTGTTCTTCTTTGCATCTTCATAGATCTCTCCCATCTTCCTACTAACTTTTTCCCCCACTTCTCCTCTTCGATCTGTTCTTCCCACTTCCCATTTCTCCCATTTTGTAATGGGGTGGCCTAGTTTTTCACCTCTCAACTTTCAGaaattgttcttcttttcagttTGAAGAAACCCATTTCTGTATTCCTCCTCAAAAGTTCTGTAGAGCTGGAGAAACCTTCGGTGCCCATTTCTCTGCAATTAGGGTTTTATGGGTTATTCTTTTTGATGATTTTGAGGTAATAATTtctgggtttttctttttttcgttGGGGGTGTGATTATTTGGAATGGATTATAGTGGGGGAAACGTGGTTCATGTAATCCCTGGGACGAGCAGTGAGAATTGGCCAGGGGAAGTTTGGGCTACTGAAGATGAATACAGAGCTTGGAACAATGGTGGTGATGGGTCTGTTGATACGCCTTCTAATTCGAGTTATGATCAAAGACAATCACAAAGCCGGTCTGGAAGCGAACCCCCAAATAAGAAATCGAGAAGCTCACAGGATGTTACGTCTTCAAATCGATCAAAAGCGATAGGAAAAATGTTCTTCAAGACGAAACTCTGCTGCAAATTCCGCGCTGGAACTTGCCCTTACATCACAAATTGCAATTTCGCTCATAGCATTGAGGAACTCAGGCGGCCACCACATAATTGGCAGGTATTAGGATTGGTTCTTAGTTAGttgaaatttttgttattttctctgtttaattgttaGTTTATAGCTGAAATCTATAGTTGGGTAGTTTAGCTTTGCTACGAAATTTGATGAAATACAATATCATGAGTTCCTTATTTCCTTGAGTCTTGTTAGCAGGAAATTGTGGCCGCCCATGAGGAAGAGAAGGCGGTATTGTCAGAGCCAAGGGAGGAATTTCAAATTCCTTCACTTGGGACATCGAATTTTGGCTCCGAATCACAGAGGTCATATAAAGGTCGGCATTGCAAGAAGTTCTACACAGAGGAGGGCTGTCCATATGGGGATAGTTGTACGTTTCTTCATGATGAGCAATCGAAGAATCGAGAGAGTGTAGCGATAAGCTTGGGTCCTGGTGGCTAcagtggtggtggtggtggtggtggtggtggtggtggttcttCAGGAAATGGATCGAACACGAAGCCGTCGAATTGGAAAACAAGGATTTGTAACAAGTGGGAGTTGACAGGCTATTGCCCATTTGGGAACAAATGCCATTTTGCTCATGGTGCTGCTGGTATGTTCCCTCATAGTTTCTTGTATCTCTCCTTTTGTTAATGAAATGGTtgtaaatttgtaatatttttctACATTATAAAGGGAATTGTTCCAATAAAGAAAGATCATGTCTCTCTAGTCTCTCAAAGATTGTTGGTGCGCTTGGATGAAATCTGTATCCATTTCACCCCTTAAGTAATTTCTACATGAAATCACCACTTCTTGGGTTTGTTAGTTTAATTTCTATTGTCTGTTCAATCACTTAATCTGTTAGCACTCAGCACTCTAAGGCCCAAGCCCTGAATGAAGATAGTTTTTctaatgtttttaaaagaaattgctCTTATCATACTCCATAGGTCACCTCTGCTCAATCTTGCTTgacttttgttttgattttaatgaaaaatggtTCCACGTGTAGCTTTTAGTTTGTTTCTTTAGCATATGCACGTGTATATGGCTCAGATTTTAAATCGAGTCCATTTACTCTCCATTTGCCTTGTTTAGTTCTGTGTTGTTTAACAATGTAAGATTTTCTTTTGACTTTCAAGACTTCGAAATCAATACATGGCAACATTATATATTTCTGATTTATTAGGTTGCTTTGGGTCTAGGACTCTGAGTCAATCACCGTTTTTTACTTACTTTCACAACTGAAGAGTTTGTAGATACCATTGTTAAATATTCTACCAAAGATTTTGCCGATTCAATCTGGAACTTAAATGACTTTGGAGAATATGAGGAAAGTTTTCAAGACTCTATAGtgttattgttcattaaatacatcttgtcaattgaataaaaaataaaataaaacagaaGGTATAGGATTCGAGTTGagtaatttttaagaagacttcTTGTCATGCTCATGTATATCTAACTATGCTTCTATTCTTTCCCATGATTTTTCGTGCTTTTGTTTCTTCGAGTTACCGATATTTATCTGAACTTTGATATAGCCATATAGGTTGAGTCAATTAATCGATTAAATCGATAAACATTAGAATATTGTTGTCTTGTTGAACGAAAGGAATGTTGAATGAGTTCTTTAGTTTTAGTGGTTTTAGATTTAATACTTTGAATTAACCACAGAATTGCACCGTTATGGCGGTGGGCTTATGGAGACAGAAAGTAGAGACTCTTCAGCTGCTCCTCCTGACCCAAAGCAGGGTGTATTGCCGAAAGCTCCTGGTGATACTGTGGTTGCTTCTGTTCCTTCAGTACCTCATTCGGATGTTTATCATGTTGTGGCATCACAAAGGTCAACCATTGTAATTCAAAGGCCAGGGCAGAGAACTCATCAGAAGTGGAAGGGTCCCGATAAAATCAGTAGGATATACGGTGATTGGATCGATGACAACGAATAATATGGTATCCAAGAAATCGCTCAACGTGAATAACAAGAACTTAAAGTTCCATAGTTTAACAGGCACGATGATGGACTTGGTCTCTCATAAGCATTGGGCAGATGAAGATTCTGTTTGTTCGAGTTAAAGTTCGGTTGGTTCTTTTCTTAATCTCGTTCCCAATCTACTTCAATTCCGATCTCCGAAAAATTTAAAGCATATGGCCTTTATCTGTTAAGAGTTGTTATTTATGTAGTTATGTAATCCTTTTCattgaaagaaaagagaaatgtATGAATGTCATCACCACCTTCCTTCTCAGTTCATCATTGAGTAATTCTTATGTGTTCTGGGAAAGTCCTTAACCTTATTGTAATTGGGAAGATGAGTCCTTCAAATGAGGCAGGCAGCAATTTTTATACACCGACATTGTGATTGCTGAGGTTTCTCCATTGTAGTGTTGGTAGTTAGACTGTTACATTGTTTCCCCTTTTTTGTATAATGTGTTGTAGGTTGCAATATTCTCGTTAGGGTTATCGTTCATCGTTCATATCTTATTTCCCTCATTTGTTGTGTCTTCTGTTTTAGCCGATGAACATCAAACGATACAACTTCAGCTTGCTGATGATATTGCATTCTTTTGCCCTTTTCTCTTTTGCCCTTATCTCTTACTTTATAGAATGTTTGGAAGTGGTAACTTTTTGAACTGAATGTCATTTGCAATTAAAATGGAGAGAATGATGTAAATTAAGGACTTTGGTGAGCTCTGAGATACTCTGTTCTTCATCAATTTGTAAAAGGTTCTCTATTACCACTTTATAAGCTCATTCACCCCAAATTTGTGTTTTGAAACTTCTTATTTTCTGTTCTTGTTGcataataaattttgagttcTGGGTTTTCAATCCCACGATTTCATACATGTGGTTTGATGCATAAAGATTTGTAGTGCCACATGAAAAATTTGTATTCTCAAATGTTACCATAAGAGtttgcatgaaaaaaaaaaatacgtcTTGACAAAAAAATCACATAAAAACTCAAGGTTAATAACAGATTTAGTTAATGAAGTTTGAGGTTTGTTTCTTATTTATccttaaaattgtaaaattacaTATATAAAAGAATGGTTTAATTGCAAGTTTAGTCCTAAAATGTTAGATTTGTATCTATACGgcctctaaattttaaaaagtgtgtCTAATAGATACCTAAAGTTTCAAGTTTgattctatttgattttaaaaactgtTTAATAGGTCATTAATTCAATTCTGTGTTTAATAAGTTCATGAAATgtcaattttatatcaaataggtGCTTAATATATATGGATCTACTAAACACTAATTAAAAGTCAAAAGTCCCTATTAAACATAAAGTTCAATTTTATCTCTCTCTCTTGtttcttcatcttttatcttCTTTAATACCTTCATACTCTCTTTCTTTCATTATTCAATATCTAGAGTATATAGACTTTAATAAGAAGAAAGAACGTACGACCTCAACATTATAGGCAGCCTGCTCGCCAACTAAGCCAAACTACTATTTTGATAAAACAATTGACATTAattctatatattatatagtaggTGGTTCAATTTTCTAACTTCTTCTTTGGTCTAACTCGAACCGGATTaggtatttttgtttttatatatttccAACCTGAAATCGCCAACTTGATAGATTTCAACCTAAACCGACAAGCAGTTTCGATCGGTTTAGACGATTTTgtcaatttttagtttttcctCAAACCGCTACATTGAACCGTCTACTTAACCTATGCAAGTAGAAGTTCATGATTAACTGAAGATTATTGTATCCAGCTTTTGAATATGATCCACACATATGTCAACTACACAGTGTAATCATAGATTGAAGTAGAAGAGATAGAGGAGATGGAAGAGGGAGgtgattttttttaagcaaTATGTGAGGTGGGGGAATTGAATTTCCTGATTTTGAAGTTGATAGTCCAAATACTATGTAGTGGAACTATGTTCGTGTGTTgataaaaagatttattttggTCGATATAGTAACtttaaaatcattatttaaagGGTAAATTATggaaagaaaatacaaagtttagGGATAGTATAGAAAGAGGATATAGTGGCATAATAGCGAGAAAAATTTGGGACATGCATAAGGTGAAATAGAGATAAAGGTTAGGTTGTGTGAGGAGTAGCCACACATGTTGAACAAGAAAGAACAGAGAAGCCACATTATAAGGAGAGAAAAAAGGATTGAGTGTTGGTCTTAAAGGAATAGTATAAAATGGTCATATCCCTAATTATGGAAATGGTGATTGTGGAATGTGTTGCTCAAATTCTCCATCTCCATTACCTTAAACCAAAGGTAGCTATCAATGATGACAACTTTTTTCTGAGAAGAAGATAGAGCATGAAGAAACAATATGAGTTTCTTTGTTAAATCccagtcttcttcttcttcttcttcttgttcttcttcttcttcctcttccttcctCCTCCATGTCTTTTTCCGGCCTATGTCTACAGATTTCTCTCACCCTCCGTTCTCCACTCACGACCATACCACTCCTCCCCTCACCATTATCCTCACTCTCATCCTCCTCGCCTTCCTCCTCGTCGGTTTCTTCTCCATTTACTTCTGTCGCTGCGTTATGGACTCTCTCCTCCACTCTCGCAATCTCCGTCGCTCCCCTTCCGGCAACCTCCTCCACCCGTCCTCTGATTCCCCTGCTCCTCCTCCTGGCCTTGACCCTCTTCTCATCAACTCCTTCCCCACCTTCCCTTACTCTGGAATCAAGGAGTTTCGTAGCGATAAATTCGGATTAGAATGCGCAATTTGTTTGCTTGAATTCGACGATGATAGCTTCCTCCGTCTCCTCACTAATTGTTACCATGTCTTCCATCAAGAATGCATTGATCTCTGGCTTGAATCCCACAAGACCTGCCCTGTTTGTCGTCGGAACCTCGACGCCGATTCCCCTAGAGATTCTTCTGATAAGCCACTTGATCCTAATTCCAACACTGATAATCCACCACGAAATGCCCATCATGAATCCATTGAAGATGCAATTAGTATTGACATTGATGACGATGTGGACGACGACGACGATAATGCCGATGCTGATGACGATCATCACCCTTCTGGTAATTTGAACAAGGGAAAACAGAGTATAAGAAAAACAGAGGAGGATCAGGAAGAAAGTATCAAGAGATTTTCGAGGTGCCATTCGACGGGGCATTCGATCGTGAAGGCAAGAAGAGAGGGGGAACAAGATAAACATAAGTTGAGATTGCCGGAGCATATAAAGATTAAGATCATTAGAGGGCATAACTGGACAGGGAGTTGTGTGACTTTTGAGGAATTCTTGCGTAATCCTGGCAATGGCGGTGGGTTTTCAGAGCTCTCGGAATCCGATGATCGAATCAACTTACCGAAACCGCCATGATCGGCGTTCTTCACTTCGATCATTCTCTTCTCTGTCTATCAGTTTTGTTTTGATGTATTGAGTTCAAAAAGGGGTAGTTGTTTTTGTTTAGGTTTGTTCTTCCACTTATTTTTTGCGGATGTTAAAAGTTTTAGCTCTTTTCTTTATGAATCTTTGagaaaagtttttatttataatgTTCAGAAGATGACACAAATTATTCAATGAGATTTATATACAGTTCTgtggttgtttttatttttatgtgattatgaaatattaatGAAGAAAGTGCTTCATAGATGTTTTTCTAAAAACCCAATGATTAGGTGTAACACCTAatctcatgcaactctttcttgataaataacaaaaataaaatataaacaaatctaAGGGTGgaatcggttcggttcggtttgattTGGAggccaaaccgaaccgaaccgataTTATTTAGGCATATAATCGAACCACACCGTTTATGCTGTTCGAACTGAACCGGTTCTATtcagttcggttcggtttcatgAATCGGTTTCGAACTAAATTGGATGAGGACTGAAGGCAAAGACGGACGAACGAAACTCGAACTTGGACTGTTGGCTGACGAAGAATGGGACTCGAACTTGAAGACGAAGACGGAAGGCGAACGTTGATTTCGAACGATCATGAACGAAAACTTGGACTGCTGGCTGACAAAGAACGGGACTCGAACTCGAAGACGAAGATGGAAGGAGAACATCGATTTTGAACGAACACAAACGGAAACTTGGATTGCTGGCTGACGAAGAATGGCTGCGAGCTCGCTTCGCCGGGCTGGCTGTGGGTGGGGAAAgcgataaagaagaagaagtcaCTAATGCGGCGGCGGCAATAAACAAACCCTAGAAGAAATCGAACGAGCACGCACGAATGAGGGAATTGACAATCTTTTAATCTGAAGGAATANNNNNNNNNNNNNNNNNNNNNNNNGAATATTTTatcttaaaatattaatattatatatatatttataattttatgtattatatttaaaCGGTTCGATTCGATTTAGAAATCGGTTTTCAAACTTGGAACCAAACTGAACCGTTTAAATTCAGTTTTAACAGTCCAACAACAATTTTTTCGGTTTTACTTATAAATCGGTTTGGTTTTACAAAACGGTTCGATTTAAGCGGTTTTGCTATCCACCCCTAAACAAATCAAAGAAAGTGTCACATGACACAATTTTATTGGACAAATGTTTCCGTAAAGGTGTACAAcaccaatgttttttttttttttttttttttgctttgctTTCCGAAATACCTTTGAATTTTACAACACATTTAAAAAACACCTATTCTTTCAGATCTACAATATTGCACTTGATCTTTTGCAAATGTTTCAAAGCTATTATTGGAGTAGAAATCGGTTAGAACTTTGGATAAAATCGAGACCTAGAATGAATATGGCGATAACTTGAAACCACATGGAGATGTTGTGATTCCAATTTTTTATCCAGGGCATTGTCACATTATTTCAAGTCCTAGCTTTCGTCCAATGTTCTAACCAATTTTATTTACAAAGGattaagggtaaaattgtaacgtTGAAAGTATAGgaatattttatataacaaaTGACAATTCTATGGTTTTTTTAATGTGATCATGAAATGTTAATGAAACTGAGTGGTGGATAGAAGTTTTCTCCAAATACTCTTGAACTTTACCACTTGGTTTGAAAATACTTATATTCTCCTAAAGTGTAATATTGTTCTTGGCATTTCgtaaatgtttcaaaattacCATTGAAATATAAATGTGCTAAAATTTTGACGAAAACTGAGGTCTAGAATGTGTGTAATGATGACATAGAGTGACTTGATGGTGTTGcgattctaatttttatttaagagCATTGCC comes from the Benincasa hispida cultivar B227 chromosome 5, ASM972705v1, whole genome shotgun sequence genome and includes:
- the LOC120078534 gene encoding zinc finger CCCH domain-containing protein 12 isoform X1, yielding MDYSGGNVVHVIPGTSSENWPGEVWATEDEYRAWNNGGDGSVDTPSNSSYDQRQSQSRSGSEPPNKKSRSSQDVTSSNRSKAIGKMFFKTKLCCKFRAGTCPYITNCNFAHSIEELRRPPHNWQQEIVAAHEEEKAVLSEPREEFQIPSLGTSNFGSESQRSYKGRHCKKFYTEEGCPYGDSCTFLHDEQSKNRESVAISLGPGGYSGGGGGGGGGGGSSGNGSNTKPSNWKTRICNKWELTGYCPFGNKCHFAHGAAELHRYGGGLMETESRDSSAAPPDPKQGVLPKAPGDTVVASVPSVPHSDVYHVVASQRSTIVIQRPGQRTHQKWKGPDKISRIYGDWIDDNE
- the LOC120078356 gene encoding RING-H2 finger protein ATL29-like; this encodes MSFFVKSQSSSSSSSCSSSSSSSFLLHVFFRPMSTDFSHPPFSTHDHTTPPLTIILTLILLAFLLVGFFSIYFCRCVMDSLLHSRNLRRSPSGNLLHPSSDSPAPPPGLDPLLINSFPTFPYSGIKEFRSDKFGLECAICLLEFDDDSFLRLLTNCYHVFHQECIDLWLESHKTCPVCRRNLDADSPRDSSDKPLDPNSNTDNPPRNAHHESIEDAISIDIDDDVDDDDDNADADDDHHPSGNLNKGKQSIRKTEEDQEESIKRFSRCHSTGHSIVKARREGEQDKHKLRLPEHIKIKIIRGHNWTGSCVTFEEFLRNPGNGGGFSELSESDDRINLPKPP
- the LOC120078534 gene encoding zinc finger CCCH domain-containing protein 12 isoform X2, encoding MDYSGGNVVHVIPGTSSENWPGEVWATEDEYRAWNNGGDGSVDTPSNSSYDQRQSQSRSGSEPPNKKSRSSQDVTSSNRSKAIGKMFFKTKLCCKFRAGTCPYITNCNFAHSIEELRRPPHNWQEIVAAHEEEKAVLSEPREEFQIPSLGTSNFGSESQRSYKGRHCKKFYTEEGCPYGDSCTFLHDEQSKNRESVAISLGPGGYSGGGGGGGGGGGSSGNGSNTKPSNWKTRICNKWELTGYCPFGNKCHFAHGAAELHRYGGGLMETESRDSSAAPPDPKQGVLPKAPGDTVVASVPSVPHSDVYHVVASQRSTIVIQRPGQRTHQKWKGPDKISRIYGDWIDDNE
- the LOC120078534 gene encoding zinc finger CCCH domain-containing protein 12 isoform X3 produces the protein MDYSGGNVVHVIPGTSSENWPGEVWATEDEYRAWNNGGDGSVDTPSNSSYDQRQSQSRSGSEPPNKKSRSSQDVTSSNRSKAIGKMFFKTKLCCKFRAGTCPYITNCNFAHSIEELRRPPHNWQQEIVAAHEEEKAVLSEPREEFQIPSLGTSNFGSESQRSYKGRHCKKFYTEEGCPYGDSCTFLHDEQSKNRESVAISLGPGGYSGGGGGGGGGGGSSGNGSNTKPSNWKTRICNKWELTGYCPFGNKCHFAHGAAESRDSSAAPPDPKQGVLPKAPGDTVVASVPSVPHSDVYHVVASQRSTIVIQRPGQRTHQKWKGPDKISRIYGDWIDDNE